In the Nocardioides panaciterrulae genome, ACTTCCGGGCGAAGAGGGCCTCCGCTCAGTCACCGCCGGCTCGGAATTGCACCGACCCCAGAGCACGCGAGTTTCTAGAACTCGTCGCGACGAGTCTGCCACAGGGCCGGTCGACACCGCCGGGTGAGGTCGCCCACAGAGACCGCTGGGTCGGGTCGCGCGGACCCTGTCAACGAGCGCCGACTCGGCGGGCTCCGGCCTGTCAACGAGCGCCGACTCGGCGGGCTCCGGCCTGTCAACGAGCGCCGACTCGGCGGGCCCCGGCCGCTTCCGCGCGGGCCCGCAGCTCGGCCACCATCCGGTCGGGGTCCTCTGCGGAGTAGACCGCCGACCCGGCGACGAAGACGTCGGCGCCGGCCTCGGCACACCGCTCGATGGTCTCCAACGAGACCCCGCCGTCGACCTGCAGCCAGGTCTGCACGCCGTGCTTGGCCATCAGCTCCCGGGCCCGGCGGATCTTGGGCAGGCACAGGTCGAGGAACTTCTGCCCGCCGAAGCCCGGCTCGACGGTCATGAGCAGCAGCATGTCCAGCTCGGGCAGCAGGTCCTCGTAGGGTTCGACCGGCGTCGCGGGCTTGAGCGCCATGCTGGCCCGGGCGCCGTGCGCGCGGATCTCGCGGGCGAGCCGGACCGGCGCCCTGGCGGCCTCGACGTGGAAGGTGACCGAGCCGCACCCGGCCTCGACGTACGCCAGCGCGTTGCGGTCGGGGTCCTCGATCATCAGGTGCGCGTCGAGGGGCGTGTCCGTGCTGCGCGCCAGCGCCTCCACCATGGCCGGCCCGAACGTCAGGTTCGGGACGAAGTGGTTGTCCATCACGTCCACGTGCACCCAGTCGGCGCTGCCGATCCGGGCGACCTCCGCCCCGAGGTTCGCGAAGTCGGCGTTCAGGATGCTCGGCGTGATCTGGATGCCCACGGGCCACGATCCTAGGGGCCGGGCGCGCGCCGCCGGGACCCGCCCGTCACGGCTCGCGCGCCACCGCGTCCGGGCGCCGCCACTCCAGCGCCCCGCCGAGGAAGGTGTGGACGAAGCCGCAGGTGCGGCAGATGACGCCCTGCCCGGACCGGTTCGCCCAGTCCAGGCCGATGAACGACATGCCGGTGGTGTTCAGCTTGATCTCGCGGCGGGCGAAGGTCCGGCCGGCGCACACCAGGCACTCGAGCACGCGCCCGGCCACGTGCACCTCGGTGAGCTCGTCGACGGGTGTGGCGAACTGGTCAGGCATCGGTGTCCCCCTCGGGTCCGTCCGGGGTCGGCTCCCCGGCTCGTTCGTCGCGCGCCGCCCACTCCAGGAGCGGGGCCAGGTCGAAGACGTGGTCGTCGAGGTCGGCGTGCAGGTCGCCGAGCTCGGCGAATCTGGCCGGAACAGTGGCGATCGTGAAGTCCCGGGGGTCGGCCTCGTCGACCTCGTCCCAGCGGACCGGTGTCGACACGCGGGCGTCGGGGAGGCCGCGCACGGAGTACGCCGCGGCGATGGTGTGGTCCCGGGTGTTCTGGTTGTAGTCCACGAACAGCTGGTGGGGATCGCGGTCCTTGGTCCACCACGCCGTGGTGACGTCGTCGGGAGCCCGGCGCTCGACCTCGCGCGCGAAGGCCAGCGCGGCCCGGCGTACGTCCGGGAAGCCGTGGTCGGGCGCGATCCGCACGTAGACGTGCAGCCCCTTGCTGCCGCTGGTCTTGGGGTAGCCCACCGCGCCGAGCTCGTCGAGCACCTCGTGCACCACGTGGCCGACCCGGCGGACCGTGGCGTAGTCGCACAGCGGCCCCGGGTCGAGGTCGATGCGCCACTCGTCGGGCTTCTCGGTGTCTTCGCGGCGGCTGTTCCACGGGTGGAACTCGACCGTGGACATCTGCACCGCCCAGATGACGCTGCCCAGCTCGGTGACGCAGAGCTCGTCGGCGGTCCGGTTCCAGCGGGGGAAGTGCACCCGGACCGTCTCCACCCAGGGCGGCGCACCCGCGGGGAGTCGCTTCTGGTGGACCTTCTCACCGGCCAGCCCTTTCGGGAAGCGGTGCAGCATGCACGGTCGCTCGAACAGCGCGTTCACGATCCCCGGACCGACCGCGAGGTAGTACTCGACCAGGTCGAGCTTGGTCGCCCCGGTCTCGGGGAAGTAGACCCGGTCGGGGTTGCTGACCCGCACCACCCGGTCGTCCACCTCGATCTCGACCGACGGCGACTTCGAGGGCATGAGGTCAATCTAGGGGGTGGGTGGGCCCGCGGTGCGGACCTCGACTCCGACCGGCCACCGGTGGGGCGGCCGCGGGGCGGCTCACTCCCGGCGCAGCAGCGCTCTTCACTCCCGGCGCAGCAGCGCTCTTCACTCCCGGCGCAACAGCGCCATGAACATCGCGTCGGTGCCGTGCCGGTGCGGCCACAGCTGGACCGTGCCAGGCATGGGACCGGCACAGTTCGGCACGCCGGGCAGCAGCGTGGTCGCGTCCTCCAGCCGGACGTCGCTCCGGGACTGCAGCACCGAGGCCACCACGCCCTCGGTCTCGGCGAGCACCGGGGAGCAGGTGGCGTAGAGCACCACCCCACCGGGGCGGACCAGGTCGAGCGCGGCGGCCACCAGCGACCGCTGCAGCAGCACCAGCGCGAGCAGGTCGTCGGCCTTGCGCCGCCAGCGCGCCTCGGGACGGCGCCGCAGCGCCCCCAGCCCGGTGCACGGCGCGTCGACCAGGACCCGGTCGAACGTGCCGGCGCGCCACGGCGGCGCGGTGCCGTCGGCGGTCACGACCCCGAGCACGCCCTCGGCGCCGTCCAGGGCGCGCGCGACCAGGCGCGCCCGGTGGGGCTGGCGCTCCCCCGCGACGACGCCGGCGCCCCGCCGGGCCGCGAGCGCCGCCAGCAGCGCCGCCTTGCCCCCCGGGCCCGCGCACAGGTCCAGCCAGGTCCGGTCCGGACCGTGGATCGGGGCCGCGGCCAGCGCCATCGCCACCAGCTGGGAGCCCTCGTCCTGCACCCCGGCCCGTCCCTCGGCCA is a window encoding:
- the rpe gene encoding ribulose-phosphate 3-epimerase, coding for MGIQITPSILNADFANLGAEVARIGSADWVHVDVMDNHFVPNLTFGPAMVEALARSTDTPLDAHLMIEDPDRNALAYVEAGCGSVTFHVEAARAPVRLAREIRAHGARASMALKPATPVEPYEDLLPELDMLLLMTVEPGFGGQKFLDLCLPKIRRARELMAKHGVQTWLQVDGGVSLETIERCAEAGADVFVAGSAVYSAEDPDRMVAELRARAEAAGARRVGAR
- the ligD gene encoding non-homologous end-joining DNA ligase, which gives rise to MPSKSPSVEIEVDDRVVRVSNPDRVYFPETGATKLDLVEYYLAVGPGIVNALFERPCMLHRFPKGLAGEKVHQKRLPAGAPPWVETVRVHFPRWNRTADELCVTELGSVIWAVQMSTVEFHPWNSRREDTEKPDEWRIDLDPGPLCDYATVRRVGHVVHEVLDELGAVGYPKTSGSKGLHVYVRIAPDHGFPDVRRAALAFAREVERRAPDDVTTAWWTKDRDPHQLFVDYNQNTRDHTIAAAYSVRGLPDARVSTPVRWDEVDEADPRDFTIATVPARFAELGDLHADLDDHVFDLAPLLEWAARDERAGEPTPDGPEGDTDA